CTTCGCACCCTCGATCGCCTCGGCCAGGGTGGCCAGCTCGTCCTTGTTGTTGCGCAGCCGCTCCAGCGCCCGCTGGATGCCGGCCCGGTCCCGGTCGCGCAGCCCGTCGGCGGTGGCGTCGAGCTGGGCGGCGAGCAGGTCCAGCGCCGGTCGCGCGGCCCGGTTGATCACGCGAAGCGGATTCAGCGGCAGCAGTACCGCCGTCACCAGCAACGCGACGCCACCGCCGAGGAAGGCGTCGACGAAGCGCGGGATCTCCAGGTTCTGGGTGGACGGGCTCAGCGTCACGATCAGCACCGCCGTGGCCGCCGCCTGGATGACGATCGCCACGCTCGCCCCGGCGAAGATGGTGAGCAGGATCGCCACAGTGACCACCAGGCCGAGTTGCCACGCGCCGGTGCCGAGCAGGTAGATCAGCAAGTCGCCGACGAACACCCCGACGCCCACCCCGACGATCAGCTCGACGGTCCGCCGGAACCGCTGCCCTACCGACGCGGCAAGCGTGCCGACCGCGGAGATCGGCGCGAAGACCGGTTGCGGGTTGCCCAGCACCTTGTGCGAGATGAGGTACGCCAGTCCGGCCGCCAACCCGGCCTGGACGGCCAGCCCACCCGCCATCCGCACCCGGTGCAGCCGGTCGTGCAGGGTGGCACGGCCACGGTGCCGCAGTTGTTCGGTGGCCTCGGCGATGCGCGCCCCGTCGACGTCCACCAAACCTTCGCGCAATGGTGCACGCCGCACCACCGGAGGTCTCTTGTCTCGGGCCACCGCCATGGGCGCGACTACCCGTGGCGGGCCCGCTGAATCCTCCCGCCCGCATGGTGCCCGTGTGCGGCAGACTCGGGCGGTGGCCGATCTGCTGGACCGGTGGCGGGCGGCGGCCCGTGACGCCGGCGCGAGACCCGACGAGAGCTGCACCCGGGCCGGGGAGGAGCTGCTCGCCCGGTGGCGGGAGCCGCACCGGCACTACCACACGGTGGCGCATCTGAGCGTCGTCCTCGATGTGGTGGACCGGTACGCCGCGCTGGCCGAGCGGCCCGACCTGGTCCGCTTGGCCGCCTGGTGCCACGACGCCGTCTACGACCCGCGGGCCCCGGGCGACACCAACGAACGGGACAGCGCCACGCTGGCCGGGACCCTGCTCACCGGGCTCGGGGCGCCGGCGCCCGCGGTGGCCGAGGTGCGCCGGCTGGTCCTGCTCACCGCCGGGCACGCCGTGACGCCCGGCGACGCCGACGGCGCCCTGCTCTGCGACGCGGACCTCGCCGTGCTGGCCGGGCCGCCGGCCGCCTACGACAGCTACGCCACGGCGATCAGGCGGGAGTACGCGCACGTGCCCGAGTCGGCCTTCCGGACCGGACGGGCCGCCGTACTCACCGGGCTGCTGGCGCTACCCGCGCTGTTCCGGCTGCCGCCGCTCGCGCAGCGGTGGGAGCAGCCGGCCCGGGACAACCTGCGCCGTGAGCTGGCCGCACTCACCGGGCCGCCGACGATCCCGGCCTGACCAGGTGCTTCGGGCGACGCAGCCCGGCGTCGCGCAGCAACCGGACGAGTTCCCGGCTCGGCACCACCCGGGCACCGAGCCACACCGCCGCCGCGAACCGGTCGGCCGGGATGTCGTAGTGGTCCCGGTCGAAACCGCGCCGGGGTGCGCCAAGCGCCTCGGCGAAGGCGTGCAACTCGGCGTAGGAGACGTCGCTGATCAGGTGCGACCAGAGTCGACCGCGCCACGGCCAGGCCGGCCGGTCCAGGTAGAGCATGGTGCCCAAGCTAGCCCGCGTTGATGATCGGTGGTCGGCGACCTAGCCTCGGCGGCATGGCCCCCACCGGACTCCTCGACGACCTGCGCGCCGCCCTGGGCGAGAACGCCGTGCTCACCGACCCGGACCTGCTGCGCGTGCACCAGCGCGACGAGGCCGACCTCTGCGCCGCAGGCGTCCCCCTCGTGGTGACCCGTCCGCGTACCACCGAGCAGGTGGTAGCCGTGGTTCGGGCGGCGGCGCGGCACGGCGTACCGCTGGTGCCGCAGGGCGCGCGGACGGGGCTGGCCGGCGCGGCGAACGCGGTGGACGGCGCGGTGGTGCTCAGCACCGTCGCGATGGACGAGATCCGGGAGATCGACCCGGTGAGCCGGATCGCTGTGGTCCAGCCCGGCGTGGTCAACGCCGCGCTCGCGGCGGCGGTCGCCCGGCAGGGCCTCTGGTACCCGCCGGACCCCGGCTCGTGGGAGTCGTCCACGATCGGCGGCAACGTGGCCACCAACGCCGGCGGCATGTGCTGCGTGAAATACGGCGTGACCACCGAGTACGTGCTCGGCCTGGAGGTGGTGCTCGCCTCCGGCGAGGTGCTGCGCACCGGGCGGCGGACGGCCAAGGGGGTGGCCGGCTACGACCTGACGCGGCTCTTCGTCGGCTCGGAGGGCACCCTCGGGGTGATCACCGAGGTGACCGTGGCGCTGCGGCCCGCCCCGGCCGACTCGTTGACCCTGGTGGCGGTCTTCGGCTCCACGGCGGCGGCCGGCACGGCGGTGGCCCGGATCGCCGCGCGGGGCCTCACGCCCAGCCTGCTGGAGTTGCTGGACCAGACCCACCTGCGGGCGATCGAGGCGTACCAGCCGATGGGGTTGCGGACCGACGCGCAGGCCCTGTTGCTGGCCGCCGCCGACACCGGCAGCCGGGCGGGCGACGACCTGGCCGCCCTGGCCGAGGTGTGCGAGGCGGCCGGCGCCGAGGAGGTCTACGCGGCCACCGACGCGGTGGAGGCGGCGGCGTTGTTGCAGGCTCGCCGGCTCGCCCACCCGGCGATGGAGAAGTTCGCCGCCGACACCCACCCGGACGGCAGCGGTGGCCTGGTGATCGACGACGTGGCGGTGCCGCGGGGCGCGCTCGCCGCGCTGCTGGACGGGGTGGCCCGGATCGCGGCGGACTGCGACGTGCCGATCGGCGTGGTGGGGCACGCCGGGGACGGCAACATGCATCCGAACATCGTCGTCGACCGGGCCGACCCGGCGAGCGTGGAGCGGGGCCGGCGGGCGTTCGACGAGATCATGCGGCTCGGCCTGGAGCTGGGCGGCACCTGCACCGGCGAGCACGGGGTGGGGCTGCTCAAGCGGGACTGGCTGGCGCGGGAGATCGGCCCGGTCGGCGTCCGGGTGCACCAGGCCATCAAGGCGGCGCTGGACCCGGCCGGCCTGCTCAACCCGGGCAAGGTACTCCGACTCTGATCGGCGGTGCGCGGGTCAGCCCTGTGCGGGTCAGCCCTTGACCTCGGCCGGTGTCGCCTGGGTGAGCAGCAACAGGATCTCTCCCGCCACCGTCGGGCGTTCCTCACCCGGGCAGTCCTGCGAGGTGACCAGCCCGGACGAGGTGAGCAGGCTGGACGTCAGCGCGTCGATGCAGGTGGTCCGATAGTGCCGGACCTGGTCGGTCTCCTCGGTGAGCCGGGGATCGGCCAGCAGCACCTGGAGGCGTTCGGTCTGCTCCGGAGCCAGCCGGCCCCGGGAGGTGACCCCGTCGCCGGCACAGTCGAGGCACTGCCACGAGCCGTCCCGCTCGACGCTCAACGTGCGCAGCGGGGCGTCGGCGCCGAGCCGTTGGATCAGGCTGACCTGCCCCTTGGCGACCGTCGTCGGGATCTCGGGTGCCGACCCGCCGGCCGCCGAGCCGGCCGGCGGTTGGGCGGCAGGTGTGTCGGCGTCGTCGCTGCCGAACAGCGAACACCCGGCCAGGGCGACGGCGAGCACCACGGCAAGAAGGGGGGTGAGCAGTCGGGGGCGCGCGCGGTAAAGCACGCGCGGAAACCTACCCCACCGTAGGTAGCGTTCGAAACCACCATCCGGGCCGGTATCGAGAGTTACCACTCGGTAACGTTACTTTTCGGTCATCGCGCCGTCGGGCGCAGCTCGGCCTGGTC
The DNA window shown above is from Micromonospora lupini and carries:
- a CDS encoding FUSC family protein, with product MDVDGARIAEATEQLRHRGRATLHDRLHRVRMAGGLAVQAGLAAGLAYLISHKVLGNPQPVFAPISAVGTLAASVGQRFRRTVELIVGVGVGVFVGDLLIYLLGTGAWQLGLVVTVAILLTIFAGASVAIVIQAAATAVLIVTLSPSTQNLEIPRFVDAFLGGGVALLVTAVLLPLNPLRVINRAARPALDLLAAQLDATADGLRDRDRAGIQRALERLRNNKDELATLAEAIEGAKETATLSPARWHRRGELIHYAEAADPIDRAMRNSGTLIRRSVTLIEDDEPVPDTMPDSIGHLAESVRLLKHEFAAGEEPQKARERSLRAVSEAGRAYGAGVGFSGSVVIAQIRTTASDLLVASGVEQEEANRWIRTAFGEQERPVGEPAEPGEAPKPPTAPPVG
- a CDS encoding HD domain-containing protein, coding for MADLLDRWRAAARDAGARPDESCTRAGEELLARWREPHRHYHTVAHLSVVLDVVDRYAALAERPDLVRLAAWCHDAVYDPRAPGDTNERDSATLAGTLLTGLGAPAPAVAEVRRLVLLTAGHAVTPGDADGALLCDADLAVLAGPPAAYDSYATAIRREYAHVPESAFRTGRAAVLTGLLALPALFRLPPLAQRWEQPARDNLRRELAALTGPPTIPA
- a CDS encoding DUF4031 domain-containing protein is translated as MLYLDRPAWPWRGRLWSHLISDVSYAELHAFAEALGAPRRGFDRDHYDIPADRFAAAVWLGARVVPSRELVRLLRDAGLRRPKHLVRPGSSAAR
- a CDS encoding FAD-binding oxidoreductase yields the protein MAPTGLLDDLRAALGENAVLTDPDLLRVHQRDEADLCAAGVPLVVTRPRTTEQVVAVVRAAARHGVPLVPQGARTGLAGAANAVDGAVVLSTVAMDEIREIDPVSRIAVVQPGVVNAALAAAVARQGLWYPPDPGSWESSTIGGNVATNAGGMCCVKYGVTTEYVLGLEVVLASGEVLRTGRRTAKGVAGYDLTRLFVGSEGTLGVITEVTVALRPAPADSLTLVAVFGSTAAAGTAVARIAARGLTPSLLELLDQTHLRAIEAYQPMGLRTDAQALLLAAADTGSRAGDDLAALAEVCEAAGAEEVYAATDAVEAAALLQARRLAHPAMEKFAADTHPDGSGGLVIDDVAVPRGALAALLDGVARIAADCDVPIGVVGHAGDGNMHPNIVVDRADPASVERGRRAFDEIMRLGLELGGTCTGEHGVGLLKRDWLAREIGPVGVRVHQAIKAALDPAGLLNPGKVLRL